In bacterium, the following are encoded in one genomic region:
- a CDS encoding 4Fe-4S dicluster domain-containing protein gives MRYWRTPLDIQQVKIPKGEIHLIVDRCKGCEFCVEFCPRDVLRMSSEFNTKGYHYPEVVEAGNCVECDLCEVICPDFAIFCLPAEEDDSTQKPEEAADGVS, from the coding sequence ATGCGCTACTGGCGGACCCCGCTGGACATCCAGCAAGTCAAGATTCCCAAGGGCGAAATCCATCTCATAGTCGATCGCTGCAAGGGTTGCGAGTTCTGCGTCGAATTCTGCCCGCGCGACGTGCTGCGCATGTCCTCCGAATTCAATACCAAGGGTTACCACTACCCCGAGGTCGTCGAGGCGGGGAACTGCGTGGAATGCGATCTCTGCGAGGTGATCTGCCCCGATTTCGCCATCTTCTGCCTGCCGGCCGAAGAGGATGACTCCACCCAGAAACCTGAGGAGGCCGCCGATGGCGTCAGCTGA
- a CDS encoding 2-oxoacid:ferredoxin oxidoreductase subunit beta, with amino-acid sequence MTETTHLEHPQAHLLRTDRFPHIWCPTCGIGTVVKCFIDAIDKAKMDYDKMAIVSGIGCTGRVAGYVKLDSYHTTHGRAIPFATGLKLANRDLKVVVFSGDGDLSAIGGNHLIHAARRNMDIMVVCVNNFIYGMTGGQAAPTTPQPANTSTTPHGAFEPPFSLPSLLEACGAVYIARWTSLHVRRLTKSLTEALLKPGFSFVEAVAPCSTLYARRNRLGSGFDLMKFYHDHSRIEHDCDTSQLAIDYQKTIKVGKFLDIERPTWQELSERQLLTALGDDYYRAAEVKAAQQGEKDHVKA; translated from the coding sequence ATGACCGAGACGACCCACCTCGAACATCCCCAGGCGCACCTGCTGCGCACGGACCGCTTCCCGCACATCTGGTGCCCGACGTGCGGCATCGGCACGGTGGTCAAGTGCTTCATCGACGCCATCGACAAGGCGAAGATGGACTACGACAAGATGGCCATCGTCTCGGGTATCGGCTGCACCGGCCGGGTGGCCGGGTACGTGAAGCTCGATTCGTACCATACAACCCACGGCCGGGCCATCCCCTTCGCCACCGGCCTGAAGCTGGCAAACCGCGACCTGAAGGTCGTGGTGTTCAGCGGCGACGGTGACCTGTCGGCCATCGGCGGCAACCACCTGATCCATGCCGCGCGGCGCAACATGGACATCATGGTGGTCTGCGTGAACAACTTCATCTACGGCATGACGGGCGGCCAGGCCGCGCCGACCACCCCGCAGCCGGCCAACACGTCCACCACGCCCCACGGGGCCTTCGAACCGCCCTTCAGCCTGCCCAGCCTGCTCGAGGCCTGCGGGGCCGTGTACATCGCGCGCTGGACCTCGCTGCATGTGCGGCGCCTCACGAAATCGCTTACGGAAGCCCTGCTCAAGCCCGGCTTCTCGTTCGTCGAGGCCGTCGCCCCCTGCTCGACCCTCTACGCGCGCCGCAACCGCCTCGGCTCCGGCTTCGACCTGATGAAGTTCTACCACGACCACAGCCGGATCGAGCACGACTGCGATACCTCCCAGCTGGCCATCGACTACCAGAAGACCATCAAGGTGGGCAAGTTCCTCGACATCGAGCGGCCCACCTGGCAAGAGCTCAGCGAGCGGCAGCTCCTGACCGCGCTGGGGGACGACTATTACCGCGCCGCCGAGGTGAAGGCGGCCCAGCAGGGAGAGAAGGACCATGTCAAGGCGTGA
- a CDS encoding 2-oxoacid:acceptor oxidoreductase subunit alpha, producing MASADPKRVLTGSHYLDGDHACTEGALSAGCDFVAGYPITPSTEVVERFAARVPRVGGTFIQMEDEIASITAVLGAVWGGAKAMTVTSGPGFSLMMENIGLGAMLETPCVIINVQRGGPSTGLPTMVGQADIMQARWGSHGDYEIIALAPQSPQEAYYLVIDAFNLAERYRVPVMVMLDECIGHMTERVVIPAAEDIEITPRRKTDAAPGEYLPFAVGADMVPAMAHAGEGHRYHVTGLTHDERGYPVMTAECQDKLVRRLCDKIRLNADEIVRLEEDQVDGCEVAVISYGITARVARAAIDGARAAGIRVGSIRLLTIWPFCETRIRELAPQVKGFVVPEINYGQLSLEVERCAAGRAPVTLVPHMGGNVHDPADIQRAIEEAAK from the coding sequence ATGGCGTCAGCTGACCCCAAGCGCGTGCTCACGGGCAGCCATTACCTCGACGGCGATCACGCCTGCACCGAGGGGGCCCTGTCGGCCGGCTGCGATTTCGTGGCCGGCTATCCGATCACGCCCTCGACCGAGGTGGTCGAGCGCTTCGCCGCCCGGGTGCCCAGGGTCGGAGGGACCTTCATCCAGATGGAGGACGAGATCGCCTCTATCACCGCCGTGCTGGGCGCGGTCTGGGGCGGCGCCAAGGCCATGACCGTCACCTCCGGTCCCGGTTTCAGCCTGATGATGGAGAACATCGGCCTGGGCGCCATGCTCGAGACCCCGTGCGTGATCATCAACGTGCAGCGGGGCGGGCCGTCGACCGGGCTGCCGACGATGGTGGGCCAGGCGGACATCATGCAGGCGCGCTGGGGGTCGCACGGCGACTACGAGATCATCGCCCTCGCGCCCCAGTCCCCCCAGGAGGCCTACTACCTGGTCATCGACGCCTTCAATCTGGCCGAGCGATACCGCGTGCCGGTGATGGTGATGCTCGACGAGTGCATCGGCCACATGACCGAGCGTGTGGTGATTCCGGCCGCGGAGGACATCGAGATCACGCCGCGCCGCAAGACGGACGCCGCGCCCGGTGAATACCTGCCCTTCGCCGTGGGCGCGGACATGGTCCCCGCCATGGCGCACGCGGGAGAGGGCCATCGCTATCACGTCACCGGCCTGACCCACGACGAGCGCGGCTATCCGGTCATGACAGCCGAATGCCAGGACAAGCTGGTCCGCCGGCTCTGCGACAAGATCCGCCTCAACGCGGACGAGATCGTCAGACTCGAGGAGGACCAGGTGGACGGATGCGAGGTGGCGGTCATCTCGTACGGCATCACCGCCCGCGTGGCCCGCGCGGCCATCGACGGGGCCCGCGCGGCCGGCATCAGGGTGGGCAGCATCCGCCTGCTCACCATCTGGCCCTTCTGCGAGACCCGGATCAGGGAGCTCGCGCCGCAGGTCAAGGGATTCGTGGTGCCGGAGATCAATTACGGACAGCTCAGCCTGGAGGTGGAGCGCTGCGCCGCCGGCCGGGCGCCGGTGACGCTGGTGCCCCACATGGGCGGCAACGTGCACGATCCCGCCGACATCCAGCGGGCCATAGAGGAGGCGGCAAAATGA